A window of the Bacteroides thetaiotaomicron VPI-5482 genome harbors these coding sequences:
- a CDS encoding DUF4998 domain-containing protein, with translation MKKINILILCSILCFFYSCNGMLDGIQPYLDEGEKIYVGKLDSLKAFTGKNRIKIEGKMMYGVNQVKCVISYKDPITLEEKFKEFPIERTEPRETFEFMLENLTEGQYDFSIVTYDPKNNTSIPTEVSAYAYGELYQQALTNRILHSISPEQKEIVNESGQSERIWAAKLNWNISRGDGLVGCNLEYERQDGTLGSKYISVDETTTELDNFKANGILRYNSIYKPTTTSLDEFVTEYKEVTLPSQSYIGITKDLTSLYIKNAGYPFRGYDVNNKWGKPYDWKWNEVMETKNANGGAGFTEYNDGTIQFETTQWSQGYYDNGKIWQTFTLPEGKYEMRIEVKNAANIGSGSTNIHFAVAQGESLPDNEELEKSDIILSYLKFESEHTNKTSALPIFELTEEKTITVGWVVSFSDICRNIEFKSVRLWSVAE, from the coding sequence ATGAAAAAAATAAATATATTGATTCTCTGTAGTATCCTGTGCTTTTTCTATTCATGTAATGGCATGCTGGATGGCATTCAGCCTTATCTAGACGAGGGAGAAAAAATCTATGTAGGAAAACTTGATTCACTCAAAGCTTTTACTGGAAAAAACAGAATCAAAATAGAAGGAAAAATGATGTACGGTGTAAATCAGGTAAAATGTGTTATCAGTTACAAAGATCCTATTACATTGGAAGAAAAGTTTAAAGAGTTTCCAATAGAACGTACGGAACCACGAGAAACCTTCGAATTTATGTTAGAGAATTTAACAGAAGGACAATATGACTTCTCGATAGTCACCTATGATCCCAAAAACAACACATCTATCCCGACAGAGGTATCTGCTTATGCATATGGCGAACTATACCAACAAGCATTAACCAACCGGATTTTACATAGTATCTCTCCTGAACAAAAAGAAATTGTAAATGAAAGTGGACAATCAGAAAGAATATGGGCAGCCAAACTGAATTGGAATATATCAAGAGGAGATGGTTTAGTAGGCTGTAACCTTGAATATGAACGTCAGGACGGAACTTTAGGCTCGAAATATATTTCAGTTGACGAGACTACAACAGAACTCGACAATTTTAAAGCTAATGGAATACTCCGGTACAATAGTATATATAAACCGACAACAACTTCCTTGGACGAATTTGTTACAGAATATAAAGAAGTTACATTGCCTTCCCAAAGTTACATTGGCATTACAAAAGACCTAACCAGTCTTTATATTAAGAATGCCGGATATCCATTTAGAGGATATGATGTAAACAATAAATGGGGAAAACCTTACGATTGGAAATGGAATGAAGTTATGGAAACTAAAAATGCCAATGGAGGTGCCGGCTTCACAGAATATAACGATGGAACAATTCAGTTCGAAACAACACAATGGAGTCAGGGATATTATGACAACGGAAAGATCTGGCAAACATTTACTTTACCAGAAGGAAAGTATGAAATGCGTATCGAAGTAAAAAACGCCGCAAATATAGGTTCTGGCAGTACCAATATCCATTTTGCTGTAGCTCAAGGCGAATCACTACCCGACAATGAAGAATTGGAAAAGTCAGACATTATCCTCTCTTACCTCAAATTTGAGTCAGAACATACTAATAAAACATCTGCCTTACCTATATTTGAACTAACAGAAGAAAAAACTATTACCGTAGGCTGGGTAGTATCTTTCTCAGATATCTGTAGAAATATAGAATTTAAGTCAGTAAGATTGTGGAGTGTAGCTGAATAA
- a CDS encoding right-handed parallel beta-helix repeat-containing protein, with product MKKYILFMMSVWFIQLAIFAQSRIIEVFPEQGKDIENIALALKKAADCKGRPVTVKFSPGIYQLDRAKSSQVLYYISNTTSELDDPDPTKHIGLYLNTLKNITIDGCGSTLLMNGEMTSFVLDKCEGIVLKNFNIDYKHPTQTEVEVLEEGNDYLIVQVHPTSQYRIVDAQLEWYGDGWSFKNGIAQSYDRISEMTWRSWSPMENLLRTVELRPNVLYLQYKEKPQVGLHTIFQMRDSFRDEVSGFVNRSKGILLENINFYYLGNFGVVCQYSENITVDRCNFAPRPGSGRTNAGFADFIQVSGCRGMIDIKNSRFIGAHDDPINIHGTHLRVIEFLSDNRLKLRFMHDQTFGFEAFFKGDDIELVDSRSLLVVGKCKVKEAKLVTPREMELTLSSPLSSEVMQQKDLVIENVTWTPEVRITNNYFARVPTRGILITTRRKSLIEGNTFYGMQMSGIFVADDGLSWYESGPVHDLTIRQNTFLNCGEPIISIDPENREYKGAVHKNITIEENYFYMRKNSSCAIRAKAVDGLMIRHNLIYSLDTEKNKESDFIQMYNCNEVTIKENRVQLHHLFK from the coding sequence ATGAAAAAGTACATTTTATTTATGATGAGCGTTTGGTTCATCCAGTTGGCTATTTTTGCCCAGTCTAGAATAATAGAGGTTTTTCCGGAGCAGGGAAAAGATATTGAAAATATAGCGTTAGCTTTAAAAAAAGCTGCTGACTGTAAAGGAAGGCCGGTTACTGTAAAGTTTTCACCGGGAATTTATCAGTTAGACCGTGCGAAATCATCACAAGTGTTATATTATATATCAAATACGACTTCTGAGTTGGATGATCCTGATCCGACTAAACATATCGGATTGTATCTTAATACATTAAAGAATATCACTATTGATGGTTGTGGGTCAACTTTATTGATGAATGGTGAAATGACAAGTTTCGTACTTGATAAATGTGAAGGTATTGTTTTGAAAAATTTTAATATAGATTATAAACATCCTACTCAAACAGAGGTTGAAGTATTGGAAGAGGGGAATGATTATTTGATTGTTCAGGTACATCCCACATCCCAATATCGGATTGTAGACGCACAGTTGGAGTGGTATGGTGATGGTTGGTCTTTTAAGAACGGAATAGCGCAGTCGTATGACCGTATAAGTGAAATGACTTGGCGTTCTTGGAGTCCGATGGAGAATTTGCTTCGTACAGTAGAACTTCGTCCAAATGTGTTATATCTGCAATATAAAGAAAAACCACAAGTAGGACTACATACTATTTTTCAGATGCGCGATTCTTTCCGTGACGAAGTGAGTGGATTTGTAAACAGAAGTAAGGGAATACTGTTGGAGAATATCAACTTCTATTATTTAGGAAATTTCGGGGTAGTCTGTCAATACAGTGAGAATATTACTGTTGATCGTTGTAACTTTGCTCCTCGTCCAGGTTCAGGACGTACTAATGCGGGATTTGCTGATTTTATTCAGGTTTCTGGTTGCCGTGGTATGATTGATATTAAGAATTCCCGTTTTATAGGTGCACACGATGATCCTATAAATATACATGGTACACATTTGCGAGTAATAGAATTTTTGTCGGACAATCGTTTAAAACTTCGTTTTATGCATGACCAGACTTTTGGATTTGAAGCCTTTTTTAAAGGAGACGATATAGAACTTGTTGATTCACGTTCTCTGTTGGTAGTAGGGAAGTGTAAAGTAAAAGAGGCAAAATTAGTAACGCCAAGAGAAATGGAACTCACTCTGTCAAGTCCACTCTCTTCGGAGGTAATGCAACAGAAAGACCTGGTTATTGAGAACGTGACGTGGACACCGGAAGTGCGGATTACAAACAATTACTTTGCAAGAGTACCAACCAGAGGGATTCTTATCACAACACGACGTAAGTCTCTGATAGAAGGAAATACATTCTACGGCATGCAGATGAGTGGAATATTTGTAGCCGATGATGGATTAAGCTGGTATGAGTCAGGACCGGTACATGACTTGACTATTCGTCAAAATACGTTTTTAAACTGTGGAGAACCGATTATTAGCATTGATCCGGAGAATAGAGAATATAAAGGGGCGGTTCATAAAAATATTACTATTGAAGAAAATTATTTTTATATGAGAAAAAATAGCTCATGTGCCATTCGAGCGAAGGCTGTTGATGGTCTGATGATACGTCATAATTTGATTTATTCTCTAGATACTGAAAAAAATAAAGAGTCTGATTTTATTCAGATGTATAATTGTAATGAAGTTACAATAAAAGAAAATCGGGTACAGTTGCACCACCTATTTAAATAA
- a CDS encoding RagB/SusD family nutrient uptake outer membrane protein: MKKITKYIPTIILTLLCSCSDYLDIVPDNVTTLDIVFNNRNTAERYLANCYHFVPDHGSVKRIPGMGAGHECWFYTTNDSHFDNEVSFYIARGLQNIDAPYANYWDGEGGSNLPMFRAIRECNIFLDYVRDQHKVNDLTDSERKRWIAEVNVLKAYYHFFLFEHYGPIPIVDKALPVSTDPEGVKVTRMPVDQIVDYMVKLIDDSYKDLPPVITMEATEMGRLTQPAALALKAKILLWAASPLFNGNKDYANFRNEEGKPFINQEFSREKWVRTAEACKEAIESAETNGCQLYDCSMDMSYSQDLPEEIFYSMNIRQTVTERFNSELIWSVGKQGTNELQNLSMACIVPSLQQGSGNGQVTGSILQSRAAGVYAPTLETAEQFYSKNGVPIDEDKEWLTSGKYDNRYTTRQVTSADKYNMRTGWTTAVLHFNREPRFYGSLGFDGSTWYGNGRTDVNDLNYVDGKYGRNSGNKWGFNYSITGYFAKKVVYYQNAITQSSQVVYEYPFPIIRLGDLYLMYAESLNEATEGDNNVPEEVYTYLRKVRERSGLKKGVLGQTEDIGDVRVAWEKYSNDPTKPKTKDGMRSIIKQERKIELALEGHQYNDLRRWKDASKELSKSIKGWNVQGEIEEDFYKVTTLFVPRAFTTKDYLWPIKKQDLQVDDKLIQTYGW; this comes from the coding sequence ATGAAAAAAATTACGAAATATATTCCGACTATCATTTTGACGTTGCTTTGTTCTTGTTCAGATTATTTGGATATAGTTCCCGATAATGTGACAACATTGGACATTGTATTCAACAACAGAAATACAGCCGAACGCTATTTGGCCAACTGCTACCATTTTGTTCCAGACCATGGATCTGTCAAACGAATTCCCGGCATGGGAGCCGGACACGAATGTTGGTTCTATACTACTAATGACTCTCACTTTGACAATGAAGTCAGCTTTTATATAGCCCGTGGATTACAGAATATTGATGCTCCTTATGCCAATTATTGGGACGGAGAAGGAGGCAGTAATCTTCCCATGTTCCGTGCCATTAGAGAGTGTAATATCTTTCTTGATTATGTAAGAGATCAGCATAAAGTGAACGACTTGACAGATTCTGAACGAAAAAGATGGATCGCCGAAGTAAACGTACTAAAAGCCTATTACCATTTTTTCCTATTTGAACACTATGGCCCTATTCCTATTGTAGACAAAGCTCTTCCTGTATCGACTGATCCAGAAGGAGTAAAAGTTACTCGCATGCCGGTAGATCAAATAGTTGATTACATGGTAAAGCTCATAGACGACTCGTACAAAGACTTGCCACCAGTCATCACTATGGAAGCTACAGAAATGGGACGTTTGACACAACCTGCAGCATTAGCCCTTAAAGCCAAAATACTGCTGTGGGCAGCTAGTCCTCTCTTCAATGGAAACAAAGATTATGCAAATTTCAGAAATGAAGAAGGAAAACCATTCATCAACCAAGAATTCAGCCGTGAAAAATGGGTGAGAACAGCTGAAGCATGTAAAGAGGCCATAGAATCTGCAGAAACCAACGGATGTCAACTTTATGACTGCAGCATGGACATGTCTTATAGCCAGGACCTACCAGAAGAAATATTTTACAGCATGAATATCCGTCAAACAGTAACAGAACGTTTTAACTCCGAATTGATATGGAGCGTAGGCAAACAGGGTACCAATGAACTGCAAAACCTATCGATGGCTTGTATCGTTCCTTCTTTGCAACAAGGAAGTGGAAACGGTCAAGTAACAGGCAGTATTTTGCAAAGCAGGGCAGCAGGTGTATATGCTCCTACACTGGAAACTGCAGAACAATTTTACAGTAAAAATGGAGTGCCCATTGACGAAGACAAAGAATGGTTAACAAGCGGAAAATATGATAATCGTTACACAACCCGACAAGTGACTAGTGCTGATAAATATAACATGCGAACAGGCTGGACCACTGCCGTACTTCACTTCAACAGAGAACCCCGCTTCTACGGGTCTCTCGGTTTCGATGGTTCCACTTGGTATGGTAACGGACGTACAGATGTCAATGACTTGAATTATGTAGATGGTAAATATGGAAGAAACTCTGGAAACAAATGGGGATTTAACTACTCCATTACAGGTTATTTCGCTAAAAAAGTAGTATATTATCAAAATGCTATAACTCAATCTTCACAAGTAGTCTACGAATACCCATTCCCTATTATCAGATTAGGCGACTTGTATCTAATGTATGCAGAATCACTTAATGAAGCTACAGAAGGTGATAATAATGTACCGGAAGAAGTTTATACATACCTACGGAAGGTACGCGAACGTTCTGGATTGAAAAAAGGTGTACTTGGACAGACCGAAGATATAGGAGATGTCAGAGTAGCATGGGAAAAGTACAGCAATGATCCTACCAAACCTAAAACTAAAGATGGGATGAGAAGTATCATCAAACAGGAACGTAAAATTGAACTTGCGTTGGAAGGACATCAATACAATGATCTCAGACGATGGAAAGACGCTTCAAAAGAACTGAGTAAATCCATTAAAGGATGGAACGTACAAGGAGAAATAGAGGAAGACTTTTATAAAGTCACAACTCTCTTTGTTCCTCGCGCATTTACAACTAAAGACTATTTGTGGCCTATAAAAAAACAAGACTTACAAGTAGACGACAAATTAATTCAAACGTATGGATGGTAA
- a CDS encoding SGNH/GDSL hydrolase family protein, producing the protein MKHTFITFILLSLCIFTYAQKKIAREYIEWSDIWIPGANKTDLPHVLLIGNSITRGYYGKVEAALKEKAYVGRLSNSKSVGDPALIEELAVVLKNTKFDVIHFNNGLHGFDYTEEEYDKSFPKLIKIIRKYAPKAKLIWANTTPVRTGEGMKEFAPITERLNVRNQIALKHINRASIEVNDLWKVVIDHPEYYAGGDGTHPIDAGYSALANQVIKVIKNVLVH; encoded by the coding sequence ATGAAACACACCTTTATTACATTTATTCTACTGTCTCTTTGTATTTTCACTTATGCACAGAAAAAGATTGCACGTGAATATATCGAATGGTCTGACATTTGGATTCCCGGAGCTAACAAAACAGATCTTCCACACGTACTGCTTATCGGAAATTCCATCACACGCGGATATTACGGAAAAGTAGAAGCAGCTCTGAAAGAAAAAGCATATGTAGGACGGCTCTCCAATTCGAAAAGTGTAGGTGATCCGGCTTTAATCGAAGAACTGGCCGTAGTACTCAAAAATACAAAGTTCGACGTTATCCATTTCAATAATGGTTTGCACGGATTCGATTATACAGAAGAAGAGTATGATAAAAGTTTCCCAAAATTAATCAAAATCATTCGTAAATACGCCCCTAAAGCCAAGCTGATCTGGGCAAACACCACTCCCGTCCGTACCGGAGAAGGAATGAAAGAGTTTGCCCCTATCACCGAACGGTTGAATGTACGTAATCAGATTGCACTGAAACATATCAATCGTGCCAGCATAGAAGTGAACGACTTATGGAAAGTAGTAATCGACCACCCCGAATATTATGCAGGCGGAGACGGGACACATCCGATTGACGCAGGGTATTCAGCTTTAGCAAATCAAGTGATTAAAGTTATAAAGAATGTATTAGTACATTAA
- a CDS encoding SusC/RagA family TonB-linked outer membrane protein produces MKERLFSFFKMNRLIPVIFCLFFATSIYAQNREVKGIVTGDDNEPMAGATIKIKNSQGGAIADIDGKFTMRVKTGDILEISFLGMKKQEIKVDSNDFYSIKLFPEANEFDEVTVVAFAKQKKESVISAISTVNPQELKVPSSNLTTALAGRMSGLIAFQTTGEPGKDNAQFFVRGATTFGYKKDPLILIDNIELSTDDLARLNVDDIAQFSIMKDATATALYGARGANGVILVTTKQGVAGKPKVSVRVEQSVSTPRKKVELTDPITFMRLNNEAVNSRRDPNNPAASANYTVYSQEKIENTIAGTNPYCYPAVNWYDELFNNYALSTRVNTNLSGGGSAVRYYVAASYTKDGGVIKNDKLNNYNSNINWQRYSVRSNINMDLSKTTEFSIRVNGNFDDYTGPLDSGEGLYKKVMKTSPVMYPKSYPATGEYVNATHVLFGNADKGAYINPYADMVRGYKESNNLLVAAQAELKQKFDFVTKGLDARILVSTTRSSYSDLTRAINPYYYQADYDKETNSYTLTNIVEGEEYLSYNQGSRNINTTNYVEAAISYNRTFGVHATSGMLVYTRREEKRSSEDTLQKSLPRRNQGLAGRFTYAYDSRYFAEFNFGYNGSERFAAHERYGFFPSFGLGYIISNESFWEPLLNTMDKLKFKMTYGLVGNDAIGSSDDRFYYLSEVNPNDGGRGQYFGTNYGNQMNGVSISRYPNTNITWEKSKKGNFGIELGMFNSALEVQADFFYERRTQIYQNRAYIPSTMGLSAGVSANIGEASSRGVDLSVNYSYIANKDFWIKGMGNFTLAKGRYEVYEEPDYASYGQGYRSRIGQPINFNYGYIAERLFIDENDVANSPSQTSFNGGAMPGDIKYKDLNNDGKITSEDQIFLGYPNQPEITYGFGFSTGYKGFDLSMFFQGNARVSFFIDPRNTSPFVNYDAGGKTGVQQCLDVIAKDHWSEDNRNIYAFWPRLSPTLVENNMQTSTWWMHDGSFIRLKTVELGYTFSQKALKKIGVQSLRLYLTGSNLLTFSKFKLWDAEMGNNGLGYPIQRVYNLGININF; encoded by the coding sequence ATGAAAGAAAGACTTTTTTCATTCTTTAAAATGAATCGACTGATTCCAGTCATATTCTGTCTTTTCTTTGCGACAAGTATATATGCGCAAAATAGAGAAGTGAAGGGTATAGTGACAGGTGACGATAATGAACCTATGGCAGGAGCTACCATCAAAATAAAAAACAGTCAAGGTGGTGCAATTGCAGATATTGACGGAAAATTCACTATGCGAGTAAAAACCGGAGATATATTAGAAATTTCGTTTCTTGGCATGAAAAAGCAAGAAATAAAAGTAGATAGTAACGACTTTTACTCTATTAAATTATTTCCTGAAGCTAATGAGTTTGACGAAGTAACGGTAGTTGCTTTTGCCAAGCAAAAGAAAGAGAGCGTAATTAGTGCCATCTCTACAGTAAATCCACAGGAACTGAAAGTACCGAGTAGCAATCTGACAACCGCTCTTGCCGGAAGAATGTCCGGACTAATTGCTTTCCAAACAACAGGTGAACCCGGTAAGGACAATGCTCAGTTCTTTGTGCGTGGTGCCACAACATTTGGTTATAAAAAAGATCCTCTTATTTTGATTGACAACATTGAATTGAGTACAGATGATCTTGCCCGCTTGAATGTGGATGACATTGCTCAATTTTCTATTATGAAAGACGCTACAGCCACTGCTTTGTACGGCGCGCGTGGAGCAAATGGAGTAATCCTTGTGACCACTAAACAAGGAGTCGCCGGAAAGCCGAAAGTATCCGTCCGTGTAGAACAATCAGTATCCACTCCTCGAAAGAAGGTGGAATTAACAGATCCTATCACCTTTATGCGATTAAATAATGAAGCTGTAAACTCTCGGCGTGATCCTAACAATCCTGCCGCCAGCGCTAATTACACAGTTTATAGTCAAGAAAAAATAGAAAATACAATTGCTGGTACCAACCCATATTGTTATCCGGCAGTAAATTGGTATGATGAACTATTCAATAACTACGCTCTTTCTACAAGAGTAAATACTAATCTAAGTGGAGGAGGCAGTGCAGTACGTTATTATGTAGCAGCTTCATATACCAAAGACGGAGGAGTGATCAAAAATGATAAACTCAACAACTACAACAGTAACATTAACTGGCAACGTTATTCTGTTCGGTCTAATATCAATATGGATCTTAGCAAGACTACAGAATTCTCTATTCGCGTCAATGGAAATTTTGATGACTATACCGGTCCGTTGGACAGTGGTGAAGGACTTTATAAGAAGGTAATGAAGACAAGCCCTGTTATGTATCCTAAAAGTTATCCTGCAACAGGCGAATATGTCAATGCTACGCATGTGCTATTTGGTAATGCCGATAAAGGAGCCTACATTAATCCATATGCAGATATGGTTAGAGGATACAAAGAATCCAATAATTTATTGGTAGCTGCACAAGCAGAATTAAAACAAAAGTTCGACTTCGTAACCAAAGGATTGGATGCCCGAATCTTAGTTAGTACCACTCGCTCTTCTTATTCCGACCTTACTCGAGCTATCAATCCTTATTATTATCAGGCCGACTATGACAAAGAAACCAATAGTTATACATTGACTAACATTGTAGAAGGGGAAGAGTATTTGTCATACAATCAAGGAAGCAGAAATATCAACACTACCAACTATGTAGAAGCTGCCATCAGCTATAACCGAACATTCGGTGTGCATGCCACTAGCGGAATGTTAGTATATACTCGCCGAGAAGAAAAAAGATCAAGTGAAGACACTCTACAGAAATCACTACCACGCAGAAACCAAGGGCTAGCAGGTCGCTTTACCTATGCTTACGATTCCAGATATTTTGCAGAATTCAACTTTGGATATAACGGTTCTGAACGGTTTGCTGCTCACGAACGATACGGTTTCTTCCCTTCCTTCGGTTTAGGGTATATCATTTCGAACGAAAGCTTTTGGGAGCCATTATTAAACACAATGGATAAACTGAAATTCAAAATGACCTATGGTCTGGTAGGTAATGATGCCATTGGAAGTTCAGATGATCGTTTCTATTATTTATCGGAAGTAAATCCAAATGATGGTGGACGTGGCCAATATTTTGGAACAAATTACGGCAACCAAATGAATGGTGTATCTATTTCTCGTTATCCCAACACTAATATTACATGGGAGAAATCAAAGAAAGGGAACTTTGGTATTGAATTAGGTATGTTCAACAGTGCATTAGAAGTTCAAGCTGACTTCTTCTATGAACGTCGTACTCAAATTTACCAAAACCGCGCCTACATTCCTTCTACAATGGGACTTTCTGCCGGAGTAAGTGCTAATATAGGTGAAGCATCTTCCCGAGGAGTTGATTTATCAGTCAACTATTCTTATATTGCCAATAAAGATTTCTGGATAAAAGGAATGGGTAATTTCACGCTTGCCAAAGGAAGGTATGAAGTCTATGAAGAACCAGATTATGCTAGTTACGGACAAGGGTATCGTTCTAGAATAGGGCAACCAATCAACTTTAATTACGGATATATCGCCGAACGCCTATTTATTGATGAAAATGATGTTGCCAACTCTCCCTCACAAACAAGTTTCAATGGTGGAGCCATGCCGGGAGATATTAAATATAAAGATTTAAATAATGATGGAAAAATTACTAGTGAAGACCAAATTTTTCTCGGTTATCCTAATCAACCTGAAATTACTTACGGATTTGGTTTCTCTACCGGCTACAAAGGATTCGACCTCTCTATGTTTTTTCAAGGAAATGCAAGAGTATCTTTTTTCATCGACCCTAGAAACACATCTCCTTTTGTAAACTACGATGCAGGTGGAAAGACGGGTGTTCAACAATGTTTGGATGTTATAGCCAAAGATCATTGGTCTGAAGACAATCGTAATATATACGCATTTTGGCCACGTTTATCTCCTACACTTGTTGAAAATAATATGCAAACAAGTACCTGGTGGATGCATGACGGATCATTTATTCGTCTGAAAACTGTAGAATTAGGTTATACATTCTCGCAAAAAGCTCTGAAAAAAATAGGTGTACAATCTTTGCGCCTATACTTAACAGGAAGTAACCTACTAACCTTCAGCAAATTTAAACTATGGGATGCAGAAATGGGTAATAATGGCCTAGGATATCCTATTCAGCGAGTATATAACCTCGGCATTAACATTAACTTCTAA
- a CDS encoding DUF5000 domain-containing lipoprotein yields MKKRILYYIWIACAAVLLHSCEDVETHKPYGDGSGHAPGTVQVTSYEQIPGGVTLKFIAPTDEDLLYIKIKYTLDNGKEMEARASLYTDETTIEGFGNTNPKKLVISAVNKMEKEGEAIITEIVPGKPAYLTAIEEIEVNPTFGGIYIHTTNGGRNYLIFDVSTKDSKGNWNIEHTEYTSVKNIGFTLRGFSAEPHDFKVRVRDLYDNQSEEYLTTLTPLYEEKLDLTKFKTFYLANDIKMDNAGHTLESLFNGDHGLNSWNYAHGYDFNPSEFPVWFTFDMGQTAQLSRFTSWQRSMGGSYYYRAGAIKEWEVWGRSDLPSSDGSWDGWTKLADCESIKPSGWPTGSNSEEDITYASKGEEFEFLADIPPVRYIRFKILSTHDGAGLVVMQQLWFYGTPIQ; encoded by the coding sequence ATGAAAAAAAGAATCTTATATTATATATGGATAGCATGTGCGGCAGTATTGCTACACAGTTGCGAAGATGTAGAAACTCATAAACCTTATGGGGATGGCAGTGGACATGCTCCTGGTACAGTACAAGTGACTTCCTATGAACAAATTCCTGGTGGAGTGACATTGAAATTCATTGCTCCAACAGACGAAGATCTATTGTATATCAAAATAAAATATACACTTGACAATGGAAAAGAAATGGAAGCACGTGCTTCTCTCTATACTGATGAAACGACAATAGAAGGTTTCGGAAATACGAATCCGAAAAAACTAGTAATCTCAGCCGTTAACAAAATGGAGAAAGAAGGAGAAGCTATCATCACCGAAATAGTACCTGGAAAACCGGCATACCTTACTGCCATTGAAGAAATAGAGGTAAATCCTACATTCGGAGGTATTTATATACATACTACAAATGGAGGCAGAAACTATCTCATCTTTGATGTATCTACAAAAGATTCAAAAGGTAATTGGAATATAGAACATACAGAATATACTTCTGTAAAAAACATCGGCTTTACACTCCGAGGGTTCTCTGCCGAACCACATGATTTTAAAGTTCGTGTCCGCGATCTATATGATAACCAGTCAGAAGAATACTTAACAACCTTGACACCACTATATGAAGAAAAATTGGATTTGACCAAATTCAAAACTTTCTATCTAGCCAATGATATAAAGATGGACAACGCAGGTCATACTTTGGAGTCTTTATTCAATGGAGATCATGGATTAAACAGTTGGAATTATGCTCACGGTTATGACTTTAATCCTTCCGAGTTTCCTGTATGGTTTACATTCGATATGGGTCAAACCGCTCAATTAAGCCGCTTCACCTCATGGCAACGCTCCATGGGAGGTAGTTATTACTATCGTGCAGGTGCTATCAAAGAATGGGAAGTATGGGGACGTTCTGATTTACCATCTTCGGACGGAAGTTGGGACGGATGGACCAAACTGGCAGATTGTGAAAGCATAAAACCTTCCGGATGGCCCACCGGTTCAAATTCAGAAGAAGATATAACATATGCTAGTAAAGGAGAAGAATTTGAATTTCTAGCAGATATTCCTCCAGTAAGATACATTCGATTTAAAATACTTTCTACTCATGACGGTGCCGGATTGGTAGTTATGCAGCAACTTTGGTTCTACGGAACCCCGATACAATAA